A single region of the Cryptococcus decagattii chromosome 4, complete sequence genome encodes:
- a CDS encoding chitin synthase 1, whose amino-acid sequence MPSNQDVPLPFTSSRPLPTRQRTTSRPGGTLKRNKTLTRPERHVAPTPLVAPPTQSFSPTSSLPLSDGLLNIDWWRLWAYATTFWAPPALLGWFGIKEKQSRQAWREKIALCWIAVLLGAAVGFVTMGLQRALCPADQQNQSMYRRLGSTNMTLSISGWAFNISTSVTQSNVDFYALANQMPGQDITDLFTRSASDYPACTSSLAYATGTFCNSTSSTSKTSCVLSTLSQGTFDSLQIQNTSLLEGYSWDQVAELENYMVIDGYVLNMSPYLSSNPTAIEGDDVDSIIRHVLSNQTESGKDATRLFFNRQVPHDAVGCMKTRYVAGRIDKITPGCFIASLFLYASLVVILAVVLARFAMACVFNWFLSEKLVKPVTERELGRKGINPTIMPEGANVSVNNKLGAAPWAGGMGAAGGRGGRVGSGKKLVNGKKINPLSPLPSPPHSLPNAPLIALSQIGAELFTVCLVTCYSEGPSSIRGTLESIASTNYSDRRKLIWVVCDGMITGEGEKKSTPDVCVGMLDADGRFGNPVPMGYEAVGSGRKRENRAMVYAGHYVSKNGHRTPTIIVVKCGMPQEANEKKPGNRGKRDSQLILMNFFLRVTYNDRMTPLDFDLFRKIWTLMGVTPDYFEVVLMVDADTRIYPDSLKHLVNCMHHDNMIMGVCGETRIANKRQSWVTAIQVFEYFISHHHVKAFESVFGGVTCLPGCFT is encoded by the exons ATGCCTTCAAATCAAGATGTACCACTTCCATTCACTTCATCACGTCCGTTACCTACCCGTCAACGGACCACATCTCGCCCAGGAGGCACCCTCAAACGAAATAAAACTCTCACTCGACCAGAACGACATGTTGCCCCCACACCTCTTGTCGCCCCTCCTACACAATCATTCTCCCCCACATCGTCTTTACCTCTATCAGACGGTCTTCTCAACATTGACTGGTGGAGGTTATGGGCATACGCAACAACGTTTTGGGCTCCGCCGGCATTGTTGGGATGGTTTGGGATCAAGGAAAAGCAAAGCAGACAAGcatggagagagaagattgcGTTGTGTTGGATAGCAGTGCTTCTGGGTGCGGCGGTAGGGTTTGTGACGATGGGTTTACAGCGGGCACTGTGCCCCGCTGATCAGCAGAATCAGAGCATGTATCGGCGTCTGGGTAGTACCAATA TGACCCTGAGTATATCCGGCTGGGCATTCAACATTTCAACCTCAGTTACGCAATCCAATGTCGATTTTTACGCCCTCGCAAACCAAATGCCCGGTCAAGATATCACCGACCTTTTTACCCGAAGCGCCTCTGATTATCCGGCATGTACATCTTCTTTAGCATACGCAACGGGTACCTTTTGCAACTCTACTTCATCAACCAGTAAGACAAGCTGCGTACTATCTACTTTGTCTCAAGGGACATTCGATAGTCTTCAAATCCAAAATACGTCGCTCTTAGAAGGCTACAGCTGGGACCAAGTCGCTGAACTCGAAAATTACATGGTCATCGACGGTTACGTCCTCAACATGTCTCCTTACCTCTCGTCCAACCCTACCGCCATAGAGGGAGACGACGTCGATAGTATTATCCGTCACGTCCTTAGTAACCAAACCGAATCAGGTAAAGACGCTACtcgtctcttcttcaaccgCCAAGTCCCGCATGACGCTGTTGGCTGTATGAAGACCCGTTATGTCGCCGGTCGAATCGATAAAATCACCCCGGGGTGTTTCATCGCCAGCCTTTTTCTGTACGCATCACTTGTGGTGATCCTGGCAGTGGTGTTGGCGAGATTTGCGATGGCATGTGTGTTTAATTGGTTTTTATCGGAGAAGTTGGTAAAGCCAGTCACGGAAAGGGAGCTagggagaaaaggaatAAATCCAACGATCATGCCGGAGGGAGCGAACGTTAGCGTAAATAATAAGTTAGGGGCTGCTCCCTGGGCTGGGGGAATGGGAGCGGctggagggagaggaggaagggtgGGATCAGGCAAAAAACTCGTGAACGGTAAAAAGATCAACCCACTTAGTCCcctcccttcccctccccaTTCCTTACCCAACGCCCCACTCATCGCCCTCTCCCAAATCGGTGCCGAACTATTTACAGTTTGCCTCGTTACCTGCTACTCTGAAGGTCCTTCCTCTATCCGCGGCACCCTGGAATCCATCGCCTCCACCAATTACTCGGACAGGCGGAAGCTGATATGGGTGGTGTGTGATGGGATGATCAcaggagagggagagaagaagagtacgCCCGATGTATGCGTGGGGATGTTGGATGCAGACGGGAGATTTGGAAATCCAGTGCCAATGGGGTATGAGGCGGTGGGCAGTGGGCGGAAGAGGGAGAATAGAGCGATGGTTTATGCTGGGCATTATG TATCCAAAAACGGCCATCGCACGCCAACCATCATAGTCGTCAAATGCGGCATGCCTCAAGAAGCCAACGAGAAGAAACCAGGCAACAGAGGAAAACGGGATTCACAACTCATTCTCATGAATTTTTTCCTGAGGGTCACGTATAATGATAGGATGACACCTCTAGATTTTGATCTGTTTAGGAAGATTTGGACACTGATGGGTGTGACACCGGATTATTTCGAGGTCGTTTTGATG GTTGATGCAGATACCCGAATTTACCCCGATTCACTGAAGCACCTCGTGAACTGCATGCATCATGACAACATGATTATGGGCGTCTGCGGTGAAACCCGGATCGCGAACAAACGTCAATCATGGGTTACCGCCATCCAAGTATTCGAGTACTTCATCTCGCACCATCATGTAAAGGCTTTCGAATCTGTTTTCGGTGGTGTCACCTGTCTACCGGGGTGTTTTA CCTGA